A stretch of DNA from Chloroflexota bacterium:
CTGCCGCGCTACGCGCCCCGCCAGTGGGTGCCCGACCGCTTCGACCCGTCCGAGCCGGCGCAGATCGAAACGCTGTACGACCAGCTCGCCGAGCAGAACCTGGCCTCCCCGGCCGCGCTCGAGCAGTTTCTGCGCCGCTGGAGCGAGTTGACCGATGCGATCCAGGAAGTCGGCATCCGGTGCTATATCGCCATGACCTGCCAGACCGACGACGCGACTGCCGCCGAGGCGTACCGCCAGTTTGTCACCGGCGTCGCCCCGCTCGTCAAGCGGCGCGACAACGAACTGGAGAAGATGGTCCTCGCCTCGCCCGCGCGCAGCGCGCTGCCGGCGGCGCGCTACGCCGTCTTCGACCGCGAGGTGACGCGGCGCGACGAGATCTACCGCGAGGCCAATGTCGCGCTGGAGACGGAAGACGAACTGCTGGCGCAAGAGTACACGACGCTGATCGGGTCGCTGACCGTGCAGTTCGACGGCGAGGAGCGCACGCTGGCGCAGTTGTATCCGGTGCTCGAAGAAACCGACCGGGCGCGGCGCGAGGCGGCCTGGCGCGCCATGAACGAGCGGCGCTACCGGGAGCGCGAGAAGCTCGACGCCATCCTGGACCGCATGATCGGCCTGCGCGAGACGATCGCGTGCAACGCCGGCTTCGCCAACTTCCGCGACTACAAATTTGCGCAGTTGCTGCGCTTCGACTACACGCCGGCCGACTGCTTCGCCTTCCATGACGCGGTCGAGCGCCACGTCGTGCCCCTGCTGCGGCGCATCCAGGCCGCGCGCCGCGCGCAAATGGGGTTGGGCGCCCTGCGCCCCTGGGACACATCGGCCGACCCGCTCGGCCGGCCGCCGCTGCGCCCGTTCGCGACCGCCCGCGAGTTGATCGACGGCTGCGCGCGCATCTTCACGCAGGTCGACCCGGCGCTGGCGGCGCAGTTCGCGCAGATGGACCAGCGCGGCGTGCTCGATCTGGAGAACCGCAAAGGCAAGGGACCGGGCGGCTACCAGGAGCTGCTGCCGGAGTCGCGCGTGCCGTTCATCTTCATGAATGCCGTCAGCACCGATGGCGACGTGATGACGCTGCTGCACGAGGGCGGCCATGCCTTCAACGCCTTCGCCACGCAGAGTGAATGGCTGAACACCTACCGCCACCCGCCGATGGAGTTTGCCGAGGTCGCCTCGATGAGCATGGAACTGCTCGGCGCGCCGCACATCGAGGCGTTCTACGCGCTGGCCGACGCGCAGCGCTCGCGCACGCAGCACATGGAAAGTACCGTGACGGTGCTCTCGTGGATCGCGATCGTGGATGCGTTCCAGCATTGGCTGTACACCGCACCGGGCCACACGCACACGGAACGCAACGCGGAGTGGGCGCGCCTTTACGCGCGCTTCGGCGGCGAGGCCGACTGGACTGGGCTGGAGGCGTACCGCGACAGCATGTGGCATCGCCAGTTGCACATCTTCGAGGTGCCATTCTACTACATCGAATACGGCATCGCGCAGTTGGGGGCGTTGCAGATCTGGCGCAACATGCGGCAGGACCGCGCCGCCGCGATCGCCGCCTACCGGCGCGCGCTGGCGCTGGGCGGCTCCCGGACCCTGCCGGAGATCTACGCCACGGCCGGCATCGAGTTCAAGTTCGACGCCGGCACCGTCGCGCCGCTGATGGAGCTCGTCGCGAAGGAACTGGGCATATAAGAAAAGACCCGAAGGGTTTGGGGAACCCTTCGGGTCTGTCGTTCATCTACTCCGCCATCACCCGCCAGCCGTGCTCGCGCGCCGCGGCCGCCAGCGGCTCGTCGGGCGCGACCGCCACCGGCGCGGCGCTCATTTGCATCATCGGCACATCGGCGGCGGTGTCGCCGTACGCCGCGACCAGCGCATCGCCGTTCAGCGCGGTGCGCAGGCGCTCGGCCTTCAGCGGGCCGACCGTCATCGGCCCGGTCAGCCGGCCGGTGGCGCGGCCATCGACCATCTCGAAGCCGGTCGCAATCGCCTCGGCCCCGAGCCGGCGGGCGAACGCTTCCAGCACGGGCAAGTACGAGCCGGAGGCCAGCACGACCCGGCGGCCTTCTTTCCGGTGCGCCTCCAGTTCGGCGATGACGGCCGCGCGCCGTTTCGGCCACAGTTCGTTCTCGACGACCCACTCGCCCATTTCGGCCAACTGCTCCGGCGTGCTGCCCTTAAACAGCCCAACCAGATCGATCAACCAACTCTGGCCGAACTTGTCGCGATCCATCCAGCCTAGTCGGACAGCGACGATGCCCGGCACGCGCGTGAAGAAGAAGCGGCGGTACGCGCCGGACTGGCCGCTCGCTTCCAGATAGCGGCCGATGCCGCGCCAGGTGGCGCCGCTCGACAGCGTCCCTTCCAGGTCCGATGCAACGACGGGCATGTGTTATGTCCTCGATCGCGTCGTGATGAATTGCCGATCCGCGAATAACGCGAATCGACGATACTTCTTCAAGTAGAGCGCGGTCTCATGGTTGTCATGCTGAGCGCGAAGGTCGAACTATTGGCCTATCGTGCGCTTCGCGCGCGAAGCGCCTGAAATGCAGCACTTCAGATGTCTCGCGCGAGCGACGAGCCAAAGGAAAGAAGTCTTGCCTTCGCGCTCAACATGACAACATGACAAATTGGGGCACGGCCAAGTCGAATCAGTATGACCACCACGTTTCCGCCGCGCGAGGGCGCCGCGCATACCATTCGACGAAGCGCAGTTCGCGGCGGCCTTGCGCCGGGGTGATCAGAATGGCGGTCTTCCCGTAGCGCACGCGGATGCGCTTGCGCAGGGATTCCTCGTCCCGGTCATGATCGACGACCGCGCGCTGGTGAACTGCCACGAACTCGTCGGCATAGCGCAGCCGCTCGTCCGGTGGCAGCGAAGCCCACCACGCCGACTCCGCATTCACCTTATGTCGCTGGGCCTCGAATCGATAGTGCCGAATCGCCGTTTCCACAAGACTCTCCGCGTCGACCCCTTCGGCCTGCGCGGCCGCGCGGATCTGCGACGCCAGCGGCTCGTGAACCACCAATTCACTCATCCGACCTCCTGTTACTTCCGCTCGTAGACGAACTTGCCGCCGACCATCGTCAGGTCCACCTTGACGTCGGTGATGCGCGCCGGGTCGATCGTGAAGATGTCCTCGTTCAGCACGGCCAGGTCGGCCAGCTTGCGCGGCGAGATCGAGCCTTTGATGTTCTCTTCGCCGGAGGCGAACGCCGGGCCCATCGTAAAGCCGTACACCGTCTCCTCGACGGTCAGCTTCTGCTCCGGGTGCCAGCCGCCCGGCGGCGTGCCGTCCTTCTTCGTGCGGGTGACGGCGGCGTGGATGTTCGGCATCATGTCGAGCGGCTCGACCGGCGCGTCGGAGCCGAGCGCCAGCATCGCGCCCGAGTTCAGCAGCGTACGGAACGCGTATGTGCGCGCGGCGCGCTCCTTGCCCCAGAAGCGGTCGGCGTTGGCCATGTCGGCCGGCTGGTGGCACGGCTGCATCGAGGCGATGACGCCCAGCTTGGCGAAGCGCCCGATGTCCGCGCTGTCCAGCGTCTGGCAGTGCTCGATGCGGCAGCGCAGTTGGCGCTCGGTCGGCCGCAGTTCTTCGTAGATGTCAAGCATCTCGCGGTTGGCGCGGTCGCCGATCGCGTGGATCGTCGTCGCCAGCCCGTTTTCGATCGCGCGCGACATGCGGTCGTGCAGGACCTCCAGCGGTGTGACGGCGATGCCGGTATTGGCCGGCGCGCCCTCGAACGGCGACAGCATCAGCGCCGTCTGCGAGCCGAGCGTGCCGTCGGAGAACAGCTTGATGCCGCCGATACGCAGCCACTCGTCGCCGAGTCCGGTGCGCAGTCCGAGTGCAATGGCGTGGTCCAGGTCCTCGTCCGGGATGTACGCCAGCACGCGCAGGTTCAGCGCGCCGCGGTCCTTCAGCGCCTGGTACGCCCAGAGGTGATCCTTGAAGACGCCCTCGTTCGACATGTCGTGCACGCTGCTGATGCCGTGCTTGTGCGCGTACGCAATGCCATCCTTCATGGCGTTCAACGCGTCCTCGCGGGTCGTCGGCGGGATGAAGTTGCGCACCAGTCCCATCGCGCTTTCGCGCAGGATGCCGGTCGGCTCGCCCGACTCGTCGCGGTCGATATGGCCGCCCGGCACGTCGGCCGTGTCTTTGTTGATTCCCGCGATCTGGAATGCGACCGAATTGCACCAGAGCAGGTGCCCGTCCGTGCGGCTCAGTGCCACCGGATGGTTCGGCGCGACGCGATCGAGGTCCTGGCGCGTCGGGTAGCGGTTCTCGACCCACTCGGTCTGGTCCCAGCCACGCCCTTGAACCCACTGGCCGGCGGGCGTCTTCGCGACACGCTCGGCGACGCGCTTGAGCGCCTCCTCCAGCGACGGCAGATCGTTGTGATCGACCATCTGCATCGCCTGCGACATCGAGGCGAAGTGCAGGTGCGCGTCGCAAAACGCCGGCACCACGGTGCGCCCCTTCAGATCGACCGCCTCGACGCCGGGCCGGATCAGGTCCTTGAGGTCCTTGTCCATGCCGGCCGTGACGAACTCGCCGTTGCGAATCACGATCGCCTGCGCGCGCGGGCGGCGTGGATCCATCGTATGAACGTTGCCGTTGTACAGCACCATGTCAATCTTCATCGTGTCGTTGTCTCCCGGGAAGTAATGCTCGCAAGCGGGCGAGCAGGTTGCTCACAAAATCGGCCAGCCGCTGCAGGATGCCTGGCGCGGCCGGCGGCGCATCGACGAGGCTGGGCGGGGCGTGCTCCAGCAGACGCGCTGTCACGCCGCCGGCGTCGTCAAAGTCGAGACGCGCATAGTTGAGGCGACGCAGGGCGGCGTATGCGTCCGGTTTAGCGAACAGTTCGCGCCAGCGGCTGTCGTTGGCCCCGGACAGGTCCAGTTGCCAGACCCAGCAGCCGGTATTGATGTAGCGCGCGCCGTTCCGCAACTCCATATCGACCGGCCGGTGCGTGTGCCCCAGCAGGACGACCGTCGCGCCATTCGTCTGCGACAACTGGGCGGCGCCGTCGATCAGGCGACGGTCCTGCTCCTCCTGCATCTGCTGAGCCGTCGCCTGCGGATCGGCCGACGCGCCGGGCGCCGGCGTTTCGCGGGCGACCGCGTCCATTTCATCCAGCGCGTGGCCCAACAGCGCATGCACTTCGGCGCGATAGGCGTCGCTGGTGCGGTAGCGCTGGGCAGCGAATTCGGGGTTCGTTTGCAGGTTCGTCAGCCACGAATCGCGGATCTCGTCGCGCACGCCGGCCAGGCGCGGCGCGGCGCGCAACAGCGCGACCAGCGTGCGGAACGCAAACGACGGGTCGTATTTGAGCGCGTGCCAGACCAGCGCGCCGATCGGCTTGACGCCGTCCACCCAGTACTTGTCGCGCTCGACGCGGTTGAAGAACTCGATGACGAACTTCGAGCCCCACGGCGTCTCGATCTGCGACGGATCGCCCGGCGCGAGCGGCGCAGCCATGTCCCGGAACCGGTTGGCCGACTCGGCGTACTGGTTGCCATGTTCCATGCAGGCTGCCCCGTGCCGGTAGCTGACGGCTGGGAACTCCACCAGCGTGCGCCGCTCGCCGCCCGCGCCGATCGCCTCGCGCAGCGCCTCCTGCACGGCCGACCAGTACCAGTGCGGGTCGTGGTTGCCGCGCAGGATGACGAGCCGGCGGCGCGGCGCATCGGCGCGCAGCCAGTCGCGCAGCGCGTCGAACAGCGGCCCATGCCCGGCGATGACGTGCCGCAGCCGCTGGGCCGACGCGCTCGGGCCCATATCGGCGTAGTCGGCGGGCGGGTAGTCCTGCGCGGGATCAAACGAAGCAGCGCGTGGCACCTGCAGGAACTCGACGAAATCGCCGTTGATGACCAGTTCGGCGGCGCGGCCGCTCTCCTCGCTCTCGCGCGCCAGCGCGGCCAGCAGCGAGGCGAACGCGCCATCGCTGGCGAAGTCTTCGAGCGTGTTTCCGGCGTAGAACCGGCCCGCCCCGAGATGCAGATCGCTCAGGACGGCGACGATATCGCCTGCCATGCGCGGATTATACCACGGCATGACGGCGTGACAGGATGACAGGCTGGCCGGGTGACACGGTGACACGATGAAGAGATGACGGGATAACACGATGACAAGGGGCAGCTTGGGGCGCACTATGAGCGCAGATTCGCGTTATTCGCGGACAGGTTGTTTTTAAGAAGTCCGACGGTTTGACGGTATAATGCCGCGTATGTCCTTATGTCTCGTAACCGGCGCGGCTGGCTTTGTCGGCTCGACGCTATCTGAGCGGCTGCTTACCGACGGCCACACCGTCGTCGGCATCGATTGCTTCACTGACTATTACGCACGCGACGTCAAAGAGAGCAACCTTGCGACGCTGCGCCGACACCCGCGTTTCACGCTGATCGAGCGAAACCTCGCGACCGGCGACCTCTCGGACGTCATCGACGGCGTTGATGCCGTGTTTCACCAGGCCGGCCAGCCCGGCGTCCTGCCCTCCTGGGGCCGGCTGTTCGACCAGTACGTGACCAACAACATCATCGCGACACAGCGCTTGCTCGAAGCGCTCAAGGGGCGGCCGCTGCAGCGCTTCGTTTTCGCCTCGTCGTCCACCGTGTACGGCGAAACGCCCGACCTGCCGGTGCGCGAGACCTCCCTGCCGCGCCCGATCGTGCCGTACGGCGTCACCAAGCTGGCCGCCGAGCACCTGGTCAATATGTACCACCTCAACTTCGGGCTGCCGGCCGTGATCCTGCGCTACTTCAGCGTGTACGGCCCGCGCCAGCGGCCCGACATGGCGCTCCACAAGTTCATCAATGCCATCGCGCGCGGCGAGACGATCCAGATTCGCGGCGACGGCGAGCAGACGCGCGATGCGACGTACGTGGACGACATCGTCGAGGCGAACGTGCTGGCACTGCGCGCCGGCGACGGCGTGCTCGGCAGCGTGTTCAACATCGGCGGCGGCGAAAGCGCCAGCGTGAACCAGATCATTCAGCACATGGAGCAGATCATCGAGCGCGCCGCCGTGACGACCCATGTGCCGACGCAGCCCGGTGAACTGCGCCACCAGTGGGCCAATACGAGCCGCGCGCACGACGCGCTCGGCTTTGCGCCGCACATGCCGTTCAGTCAGGGCTTGCGCCACCAGATCGAATGGCAAATCGGCGGCGGCCAATGAGCGCAACGGATCCATCGCTGACGCGCGTCTTCATCATTCTTGCGATCAACATCGTTTCGAGCGTCAGCGGCCAGTTGCTGCTCAAGCTCGGTATGCGCAATGCCGGCGGGTTTTCGCTGGATGCCATCGCGCAGGACCCGCTGGTCATTCTGCGCATCGTGTTTAACCCGTTCGTCTTCGTCGGTCTGGTGCTGTACGTGGTGAACGTCTTCCTCTGGCTCGACGTCATCTCGCGCGCCGACCTGTCCTTCGTCTACCCCTTCCTGAGCCTCTCGTACGCCGCTGTCGTCATCGCCTCGTGGCTGATCCTCGGCGAGCAGATGTCGTGGATCCGGCTCGTCGGCGTCGCGGTTGTGACCGTCGGCGTCTATCTCATCTCCCGCAGTTAGCACGTACGATTCTTCGCGGCGACGCAGCGGCACAGAGAAGATCCCTATGGTTCTCTCCATGTCTCCGTGGTGGCCTGGTTCTGGTTTGGCTGCTACTGCCGTATCAGCGGCAAGTACAGTTTGGCGCGCTCCACGAACGTCCACGCGCGGCGCACCAGTACGAAGCCCTCATCGACATCCGCCACCTCGTACTGCGCATAGAACGGATCGGCCGCGGCCGGGTCAAGCTGCACCGTCCACGTCAGCGGCGGCGCGGCAGTCACCATCCCGCTCCAGCGGATGCTGCGCGATGGCGCATCATACGCCAGCGATGGATCACCCAGTGAGAGCAACGTCACGGAGGCCGGCAGCGTCACCGTGACGCGCGCGCCCGCGCCAAACGCCGCGTTGCTCGTCGTCAGGCTCAGTTGGTAGGTGAACGCCGCGCCGGTCAGCACGCTGCTCGGCGCGATCACCGCCGAGTCGCCGAGCGGGCCGAGCCAGCCGGCAACGCGGCCGAGCACCACCGGGCGGGCGGCCACCGGCAGCGTCTCAAATGGAAAGGCGAAATACGCCGTCTTCCAGACGCCGTTCGGCTGGCGCACCGTCACGGCCGATGGCTGAGCGCCGTTCCCGAGGTACGCGGCCGTGGCCGTCACGGTTGGCAGCACGTAGTCGCTAAAATTGTTGAACGGGAACGTCAGCGTGTATGGGCCGAGCCCATCGGCGATCGGGCTGTACCGCGCACCGCCAACGCTGGTGACGGTCACGTCGTTGGTGTACGACAGCACGCCGAGGTACGACGGCGCAAAGCTCGACTGCCCGTAGCGCACATCCAGATAGTCCTGCGACGTGAAGAACAATCGTCCCCCAGCGTTGAGATAGGCCGCCAGCACTGCTTCGTCGTTCGCGCTCAGCGGGTCGAACCAGTCGTAGCCGGTGAACCAGACGACCAGCGGGTACATCTGCATCGTCGCGGTCGACGGCCCCGGTCCGCCGCGCGTGTCGAAAACATCGTACGCGATGCCGGCCGCAGCCAGCGTGGCGGTGTATTTCTGCTCCTGCTCGTACCAGCGGTCGTCGTCCACCAGCAGCAGCGGCGCGGGCGTCTTGCTGGTAACGGTGCGTGTCTGCGCCACGCTCGGATCGCCCTGCGCCTGCACGGCCAGTTGCGCCTGATCCGATGTGTTGCGCGCGGCGTCGGTCGGAATCGTCGTGCGCAGTTCCAGCGCGCGTATTTCGCACGCGCCCAGCGTCAGCGGCGATCCAAGCGGCGCGCCGCCGCTCCAGAGCGCGGTCGGCCACGCCTGGCCGGATAGCGCGAGGTCGAATGCATCGGACACGATGCCGGTATTGCGCACGCTCACGGCATGCGTCACGGTGGCGCCCGGCACGCCGACGGCGATCGACGCGTCGTCGGTCACGCTCAGGCCGTGCACGGCCGGCGCTGCCGTCAGCCAGTTGATGAGCTGCTGCAGCGCAGCCTGGCGCGTGGCGGCCGGGCCCGCACCCTCGAATCCGAACGACAAGTACGCCGCGCGGTACGGCACACAGGTGTCCACGACCAGCCCGGCGATATCGCCGGTGGCATAGCGCGCCAGCGGCCGCGCCGTGGCGTCGAGCGGCTGGACGGCGTCCGTGGAGCCCTGGTTGTGCGCGCTGTCGGTCGTGTTGAGCGTGAACGTGATGCCCTGCAGCGCTTCCCCGCTTATGCCTGCGACGTGGGTAGTGGCCACGGCATCGGCCGCAAACTGCCCATGCAGCCGATACGGGAAGTAGTCGTAGCCGGCGAAGCCCGGCCCGGCGTCCCAGAAGGCGATGTCCTGCCCCGATAGCAGCATCCGCCCGCCGTAGTTGAAGTACTCGATCAGCGTCTGCCCCGCGCCGATATAGTCCGGCGAATCGAACGGCGCCGACCAGACCACGATGTCATACGCCTGCAGGGTCGTCGTGGCCGGCGCGCCGTGCAGCGGATCGCCGATAGCGTGCACGGCGTATGGATAACCGAGCGCGTCGAGCGCATCGCGATAGTACTGGATCTGGCTGCCCATGTACCACGCGCCACTGTCCACCAGCAGGATGGTCGGGGCGGACGCCAGCGCGAAATCGACCGTGAGCAGCGCGTTGGCCGTCAGGCTGACCGTCGCCGTCAGCGCGCGGTGGGCCCAGGCCGATGTGCGCAGCGTGTAGTCGCCGACCGGCAGGGTCAATGTGTAGAAGCCATCGGCGCCGGCGGTCGTCGTGGCCGGCGTGCCGGATGCCTGCACGCTGGCGCTGATCGGTTGGCTGCTCGCTACGTCGGTCAGGCGCCCGCGCACGACGCCGGACGGCAGGCGCAGCAGCGTCGCGTCGAGTGTCGTGGCCTGCGCGGTCGTGATCGCAAGCGCGTTGTTGAGCGCTGGCGCAAAGCCGTATGCAAACACCGAAACCCAGTAGTCGCCCGGCGCCAGCGGTAGGCGGTATACGCCGTCGGGGCCGCTGCTCGCCGTCGCGGTGCGGCTCAGGCGGTCGGTCGCGACGATCTGCGCGCCGGCCAGTGGTGCGCCTTCGGCCGTGATCGTGCCGCTCAGCGTGCCGTAGGCCGTCGCCTGCAAAACCGCCTGGAAGGCGTCCACGCGGCCCCAGCCGGTATTGTTGTTCGGCACGCTCGTCGTCAGCGGCAGGGCCGTGGATGTGATCAGATAGTATGTGCCATCGACCGTCAGGCTGGGCTGCGCCTGCCGGAGCAGCGCGGCCAGGCCCGCCACATGCGGCGCGGCCATCGAGGTGCCGCTCATCAATTGGTAACCACCGCCGGGGACGCTGGAGCGCACACCGACGCCGGGGGCCGACACATCCGGCTTGATGTGACCATCGATCGGCGACGGGCCGCGCGACGAGAAGTAGGCCACCTGGTCGGCGCTGTCGGTCGCGCCGACGCCGAACGACTCGGGGTACGAAGCGGGCGCGCCAACCGTGCCCAAGCCCATGACGCCGTTGTTGCCGTTGGAGAAGACCTGCACGATGCCGGCCGCGCGCACGGCCCGCACATCGTCCTGGAAGACGGTGTCGAAGCCGTTGTCGGTGCCCCATGAGTTCGAGACGATATCCGGCGCCAGCGCCGGGTCGCCTCCGGGCGCAATGACCCACTGGAAGCCGGCGTGAATCCACGAGTCGAGCCCGCGCCCGCTGTTGTCGAAGATCTTCGCGGCGATCCACTTCGCGCCGGGCGCCACGCCGATTGTGTCGCCGGGCGCGCCGCCGACGAGCGTGCCCATCGTGTGTGTGCCGTGGCCGTAACCGTCGCCGGGGTAAAGGTAGCCGCTGCCGGTGGCGTCGAACCAGTTGCCGGTGTGCACCGCCGGGCCGCTGCCGCGATAACCGCGGTAGCGCGTCTGCAGCGCCGGGTGTTGCCAGTCCACGCCGGTGTCGAGATTGGCGATGACGACGCCGGAACCGTCGATGCCGAACGCGCTCCAGACGCGGTCGGCGCCGATCAACTGGAGGTTCCACTCGGCGGCAGAGGCGGCAGCCGGGGCGGCGGGCGGCGCATCGTCCGCTGCCGTGAGCACGCCGTCGACCAGTTGCCGCACGTGATCGGCGCGCACAACCGACACCTCCGACAGGGCAGCCAGCGCGAGAATCGTATCGCGGTCGGCTTCGCCGGCCAGCGCGTTCGCAATCCAGAGCACGCGCGGCGGCCCGGCCTGCCCGGATGTCTGTCGCGCCGCGAGCAGCGCGCGCGCGTTGACCTGCGCCCGGTCGGCGGCAATTTGCAGCGCCGACACGACCGACGCCGCGCGCGGGGCGCGCCCGCCCGTCGTCGCCGGCACCAGGCTGGCGCGCGCCGAGAAATGCGCCACAAATGGCACGCGACCGCCTTTGGTTTGCAGCAGTTGTTTGCGAAGCGCCGGCTCGAGCTTGCGCGCGCTGTCGGGGAACGGCGCGCCGGCGGGCGCGGCGCTGGTGGCCGGCCCACGCGGGTCGAGCAGGGCCGCGCAGAGCAGCAACAGGGGCAGCAGCGCGACCAGCACGCGCGATAGTCGGCGGTTCACAGACAGATGTTACCGATAAAGCGGCGCAGGCGCAAGCGAGTTGTGCGGTAGGAGGTATATTCAGTTCTGGGGCGCAACCAATACGGAGCAAGAACATAGTAGCTCGTTATGTCCGCGTAGGGGCGCATGGCCATGCGCCCGCATCCAGAGGTGCT
This window harbors:
- a CDS encoding HAD-IB family phosphatase produces the protein MPVVASDLEGTLSSGATWRGIGRYLEASGQSGAYRRFFFTRVPGIVAVRLGWMDRDKFGQSWLIDLVGLFKGSTPEQLAEMGEWVVENELWPKRRAAVIAELEAHRKEGRRVVLASGSYLPVLEAFARRLGAEAIATGFEMVDGRATGRLTGPMTVGPLKAERLRTALNGDALVAAYGDTAADVPMMQMSAAPVAVAPDEPLAAAAREHGWRVMAE
- a CDS encoding amidohydrolase codes for the protein MKIDMVLYNGNVHTMDPRRPRAQAIVIRNGEFVTAGMDKDLKDLIRPGVEAVDLKGRTVVPAFCDAHLHFASMSQAMQMVDHNDLPSLEEALKRVAERVAKTPAGQWVQGRGWDQTEWVENRYPTRQDLDRVAPNHPVALSRTDGHLLWCNSVAFQIAGINKDTADVPGGHIDRDESGEPTGILRESAMGLVRNFIPPTTREDALNAMKDGIAYAHKHGISSVHDMSNEGVFKDHLWAYQALKDRGALNLRVLAYIPDEDLDHAIALGLRTGLGDEWLRIGGIKLFSDGTLGSQTALMLSPFEGAPANTGIAVTPLEVLHDRMSRAIENGLATTIHAIGDRANREMLDIYEELRPTERQLRCRIEHCQTLDSADIGRFAKLGVIASMQPCHQPADMANADRFWGKERAARTYAFRTLLNSGAMLALGSDAPVEPLDMMPNIHAAVTRTKKDGTPPGGWHPEQKLTVEETVYGFTMGPAFASGEENIKGSISPRKLADLAVLNEDIFTIDPARITDVKVDLTMVGGKFVYERK
- a CDS encoding NAD-dependent epimerase/dehydratase family protein, which encodes MSLCLVTGAAGFVGSTLSERLLTDGHTVVGIDCFTDYYARDVKESNLATLRRHPRFTLIERNLATGDLSDVIDGVDAVFHQAGQPGVLPSWGRLFDQYVTNNIIATQRLLEALKGRPLQRFVFASSSTVYGETPDLPVRETSLPRPIVPYGVTKLAAEHLVNMYHLNFGLPAVILRYFSVYGPRQRPDMALHKFINAIARGETIQIRGDGEQTRDATYVDDIVEANVLALRAGDGVLGSVFNIGGGESASVNQIIQHMEQIIERAAVTTHVPTQPGELRHQWANTSRAHDALGFAPHMPFSQGLRHQIEWQIGGGQ
- a CDS encoding M3 family oligoendopeptidase, coding for MPDFSALPRYAPRQWVPDRFDPSEPAQIETLYDQLAEQNLASPAALEQFLRRWSELTDAIQEVGIRCYIAMTCQTDDATAAEAYRQFVTGVAPLVKRRDNELEKMVLASPARSALPAARYAVFDREVTRRDEIYREANVALETEDELLAQEYTTLIGSLTVQFDGEERTLAQLYPVLEETDRARREAAWRAMNERRYREREKLDAILDRMIGLRETIACNAGFANFRDYKFAQLLRFDYTPADCFAFHDAVERHVVPLLRRIQAARRAQMGLGALRPWDTSADPLGRPPLRPFATARELIDGCARIFTQVDPALAAQFAQMDQRGVLDLENRKGKGPGGYQELLPESRVPFIFMNAVSTDGDVMTLLHEGGHAFNAFATQSEWLNTYRHPPMEFAEVASMSMELLGAPHIEAFYALADAQRSRTQHMESTVTVLSWIAIVDAFQHWLYTAPGHTHTERNAEWARLYARFGGEADWTGLEAYRDSMWHRQLHIFEVPFYYIEYGIAQLGALQIWRNMRQDRAAAIAAYRRALALGGSRTLPEIYATAGIEFKFDAGTVAPLMELVAKELGI
- a CDS encoding EamA family transporter, with protein sequence MSATDPSLTRVFIILAINIVSSVSGQLLLKLGMRNAGGFSLDAIAQDPLVILRIVFNPFVFVGLVLYVVNVFLWLDVISRADLSFVYPFLSLSYAAVVIASWLILGEQMSWIRLVGVAVVTVGVYLISRS
- a CDS encoding S8 family serine peptidase; translated protein: MNRRLSRVLVALLPLLLLCAALLDPRGPATSAAPAGAPFPDSARKLEPALRKQLLQTKGGRVPFVAHFSARASLVPATTGGRAPRAASVVSALQIAADRAQVNARALLAARQTSGQAGPPRVLWIANALAGEADRDTILALAALSEVSVVRADHVRQLVDGVLTAADDAPPAAPAAASAAEWNLQLIGADRVWSAFGIDGSGVVIANLDTGVDWQHPALQTRYRGYRGSGPAVHTGNWFDATGSGYLYPGDGYGHGTHTMGTLVGGAPGDTIGVAPGAKWIAAKIFDNSGRGLDSWIHAGFQWVIAPGGDPALAPDIVSNSWGTDNGFDTVFQDDVRAVRAAGIVQVFSNGNNGVMGLGTVGAPASYPESFGVGATDSADQVAYFSSRGPSPIDGHIKPDVSAPGVGVRSSVPGGGYQLMSGTSMAAPHVAGLAALLRQAQPSLTVDGTYYLITSTALPLTTSVPNNNTGWGRVDAFQAVLQATAYGTLSGTITAEGAPLAGAQIVATDRLSRTATASSGPDGVYRLPLAPGDYWVSVFAYGFAPALNNALAITTAQATTLDATLLRLPSGVVRGRLTDVASSQPISASVQASGTPATTTAGADGFYTLTLPVGDYTLRTSAWAHRALTATVSLTANALLTVDFALASAPTILLVDSGAWYMGSQIQYYRDALDALGYPYAVHAIGDPLHGAPATTTLQAYDIVVWSAPFDSPDYIGAGQTLIEYFNYGGRMLLSGQDIAFWDAGPGFAGYDYFPYRLHGQFAADAVATTHVAGISGEALQGITFTLNTTDSAHNQGSTDAVQPLDATARPLARYATGDIAGLVVDTCVPYRAAYLSFGFEGAGPAATRQAALQQLINWLTAAPAVHGLSVTDDASIAVGVPGATVTHAVSVRNTGIVSDAFDLALSGQAWPTALWSGGAPLGSPLTLGACEIRALELRTTIPTDAARNTSDQAQLAVQAQGDPSVAQTRTVTSKTPAPLLLVDDDRWYEQEQKYTATLAAAGIAYDVFDTRGGPGPSTATMQMYPLVVWFTGYDWFDPLSANDEAVLAAYLNAGGRLFFTSQDYLDVRYGQSSFAPSYLGVLSYTNDVTVTSVGGARYSPIADGLGPYTLTFPFNNFSDYVLPTVTATAAYLGNGAQPSAVTVRQPNGVWKTAYFAFPFETLPVAARPVVLGRVAGWLGPLGDSAVIAPSSVLTGAAFTYQLSLTTSNAAFGAGARVTVTLPASVTLLSLGDPSLAYDAPSRSIRWSGMVTAAPPLTWTVQLDPAAADPFYAQYEVADVDEGFVLVRRAWTFVERAKLYLPLIRQ